A segment of the Leptolyngbya sp. CCY15150 genome:
CTAAACTGGTTGTGACCTGCAGCGGGATTCCTTCCAGGGCAAAGGGTTGGGCAAGGTTTTTAATAATTTTGTCGGCTACTGTTTCAATACTGTCGCGCCCTGGAATGGCTGGCAGCAGCACCACAAATTCATCCCCGCCCAATCGCGCCACGGTGTCGCTACCGCGTAGGCAACGAGTGAGGCGACTGGCCACGGCTTTCAGCAGCAGATCACCCAAGCGGTGACCGTGGGTGTCGTTGATGGTCTTAAAGCCATCCAGATCGAGGAACAGCACCGCTGTGAGTCGTTCGTTGATGCGGGCAATCTCCAACGCCTCCGTCAACCGTTCTTCCAAGAGTTTACGGTTGGGCAAGCCGGTGAGGGTGTCGTGGTAGGCCATGCGGCGCAGGCTATCCCCTGCTTGGCGCAGTTCTGCATTGGATTGCACCAGTTCCGCAGCAGTGCGGCGCAGTTCTTCCTCAATCCGTTTGCGCTGGGTGACGTCGTGGATCACGCCGACAAGAAAGACATTGCCCGCCGAATCTCGATGCAGCGATCGCTTGGTGGCAATATAGTAGGTCTGCCCATGGACATTGGTGAACTCTTCTTCCGTTTCGTTGCCAATGCCGGTCGTCAAGGTTTGCTCATCCTGCTGACGAAAGAGATCCGCCTGCTCCTGGGATAGGATATCCCGCTCTGACTTTTCTAGGAGGGTTTCTACAGGCTGGCCGACGAAACTGGCATAGGCTTCGTTCAGCACAATCCAGCGATGGCGATTGTCTTTCACAAAGATCGGATCGGGAATGGTGTTGATAATCGAGTTCAAAAATTCCTTCGATTTTTGCAGCTCTTCTTCCAAATGGGCAAAGTAGCTGGTGATGGCCACGGATGAGCCGACTAAGGTGAGCAACGGCGGTACCCAGGGCAGCCACCAGCCATAGATCAGCGCTAGGTAGCAAATGCCCGTTAAGCCAACAGCGCCGGTCGCGATGACGATCAGCGACCAGGTGGGCGATCGCAATACCCAGGCAATGGTGCTGCCGACTAGAGCCCAACCTAGGATCCACAGCCACTCCACGGGCTCAGACCAACTGGTTATCAGCGGTCGTTGGTTCAAAGACGCGCTCAGAATCTGGCTAATAAAATTGGCTTGCAGTTCCACACCAGACATGCGCACAGCGCTGCTGCCATCGGTGCTGTGGGGCGTTAGCACAAAATCCTGCAGGCTATTGGCTGTGGAACCAATTAACACTAAGCGATCGCGAAACTGCTCTGGATCAGCCCGTCCTT
Coding sequences within it:
- a CDS encoding CHASE2 domain-containing protein; its protein translation is MSIKSWVTKAQRLKRGFWGNRRVWLTAFGTTGVVVLLRMLGLLRMAELSAYDQLFRLRPPEPQDDRIVIVTVDDSDINALGSWPITDGDMAELIERLSAYEPRLIGLDIYRDLPVDPGHDRLLDVFQSTPNLIGIEKLPDAYSTGVRAPSILQNADQIGFNNILTDGDGRVRRSLLYWWMDDPDGNRRFVTSFSLLLAQRYLETEDIRPSTSSSGYLQLGDAEFSALQPNDGGYVRVDTRGYQIMANFRGPADGFQQVPLMDVLEGRADPEQFRDRLVLIGSTANSLQDFVLTPHSTDGSSAVRMSGVELQANFISQILSASLNQRPLITSWSEPVEWLWILGWALVGSTIAWVLRSPTWSLIVIATGAVGLTGICYLALIYGWWLPWVPPLLTLVGSSVAITSYFAHLEEELQKSKEFLNSIINTIPDPIFVKDNRHRWIVLNEAYASFVGQPVETLLEKSERDILSQEQADLFRQQDEQTLTTGIGNETEEEFTNVHGQTYYIATKRSLHRDSAGNVFLVGVIHDVTQRKRIEEELRRTAAELVQSNAELRQAGDSLRRMAYHDTLTGLPNRKLLEERLTEALEIARINERLTAVLFLDLDGFKTINDTHGHRLGDLLLKAVASRLTRCLRGSDTVARLGGDEFVVLLPAIPGRDSIETVADKIIKNLAQPFALEGIPLQVTTSLGIGIYPTDSETPDDLLIKADAAMYQAKEEGKNRYTFFQDQDPNNLRATRS